The Acidianus manzaensis genome has a window encoding:
- a CDS encoding acyl-CoA dehydrogenase family protein — MSEIVISSLKEFIKREIQPIAEKIDREDYYPRDLVSKMGDLGFLSPLYEGLNLSDTVSIIEEIAKISGSTALIQDAQGELVIEPIRVFGNNKVKREYLDKLTKGKLIGGFGLSEPCCGSDTGKIMTKAEKNGSYWKISGRKMWTTQGLYADVYLIVARTGDPKLRNKTLSVFVVPRSNCIKSNKIEVSGNRGTGTAELEINDCVVEEDNILGDINDGWKVVKYALLVGRVAISAIAIGLAEGSLAEAYEWALNRDIAGTKLIEKQGIQWYFSKNIAYLNAVKSLMREITNDGLENLQKNEDKISSLKFLSSNISQEIIDNSVQIMGGLGYAKGTRTERAYRDIRVTRIGEGTDEVQLNIIYRYLRNKGIESIM, encoded by the coding sequence ATGAGCGAGATAGTTATAAGTTCATTAAAAGAGTTCATTAAAAGAGAAATACAACCAATAGCGGAAAAAATTGATAGAGAAGATTATTATCCTAGAGATTTAGTAAGCAAAATGGGAGATTTAGGATTTTTATCTCCATTATATGAAGGATTGAACTTAAGTGATACAGTGTCAATCATTGAAGAAATAGCAAAAATAAGCGGATCTACAGCATTAATTCAAGATGCTCAAGGGGAACTAGTTATAGAACCGATAAGAGTATTCGGTAATAATAAAGTAAAAAGAGAATATCTAGACAAACTGACTAAAGGTAAATTAATAGGAGGCTTCGGCTTAAGTGAGCCATGTTGTGGAAGCGATACTGGCAAAATAATGACTAAAGCAGAGAAAAATGGAAGTTACTGGAAAATATCTGGAAGAAAAATGTGGACTACTCAAGGGCTCTATGCTGATGTTTATCTAATAGTAGCTAGAACTGGAGATCCAAAGTTAAGGAATAAAACGTTATCAGTATTTGTAGTTCCAAGATCAAATTGCATAAAAAGTAATAAAATAGAAGTTTCAGGAAATAGAGGAACTGGAACAGCTGAATTGGAAATAAATGATTGCGTAGTAGAAGAAGATAACATACTAGGAGACATAAATGACGGATGGAAAGTAGTAAAGTACGCTTTATTAGTAGGAAGAGTCGCTATATCAGCTATTGCTATAGGATTAGCTGAAGGATCACTAGCAGAGGCATATGAATGGGCATTGAATAGAGATATTGCTGGAACAAAATTAATAGAAAAACAAGGGATTCAATGGTATTTTTCAAAAAACATAGCGTATTTAAACGCAGTCAAGTCTCTTATGAGAGAAATTACTAATGATGGTTTAGAGAATTTACAGAAAAATGAAGATAAGATTTCTTCACTTAAATTCCTGTCAAGTAATATATCTCAAGAAATTATAGATAATTCAGTACAAATAATGGGTGGATTAGGTTATGCTAAAGGAACAAGAACTGAAAGGGCTTATAGAGATATTAGAGTTACTAGAATAGGTGAAGGAACAGACGAAGTACAACTGAATATAATTTATCGTTATTTAAGAAATAAAGGAATAGAAAGTATAATGTAA